The following coding sequences are from one Spirochaetota bacterium window:
- a CDS encoding sigma-70 family RNA polymerase sigma factor, with translation MSDANDIEIIDRVLSGDIDSFSEIIKKYNNRIFRYAYSKVGNYEEALDITQDILVVIFEALKSFRRESKLSTWIYSIMVNYCMNYKKRKEKYSYVSINRINGNDEFELQLSDDKQNPEKETIDSESLRILKDELYKLPNDYKEILILRDIDGLPYNDIAGILGVNLSNVKVRIHRGRGLLKKRLVERDLI, from the coding sequence ATGTCAGATGCAAATGATATAGAGATTATTGACAGGGTGTTATCTGGAGATATTGATTCATTCTCTGAGATAATTAAAAAGTATAATAATCGAATTTTCCGGTATGCCTATTCCAAGGTTGGGAATTATGAGGAGGCTCTTGATATCACTCAGGATATTCTCGTTGTTATATTTGAGGCTTTAAAATCTTTCAGAAGGGAGTCAAAATTATCAACCTGGATTTACAGCATAATGGTAAACTATTGCATGAATTATAAAAAAAGAAAAGAAAAATATAGCTATGTTTCAATCAATAGAATAAATGGCAATGATGAGTTTGAGCTGCAGTTGAGCGATGATAAGCAGAATCCTGAAAAGGAGACCATTGACAGCGAATCCTTGAGAATACTCAAGGATGAACTCTACAAATTGCCCAATGATTATAAGGAGATTCTTATATTAAGGGATATTGATGGTTTGCCATATAATGATATTGCGGGTATACTGGGGGTAAACCTTTCAAATGTTAAGGTTAGAATACATAGGGGCAGAGGGTTGCTGAAGAAGAGATTAGTAGAGAGGGATCTCATATGA
- a CDS encoding glycosyltransferase family 2 protein, which produces MQDGIKENMFISGFSTVRNGIKLGYPLVESIRSILPVVDEFVITIGKSDDNTLKTVKRIGDPKIKVLETTWDSRFTVKGRILAVQSNLALFQCTGTWAFYIQADEVFHEDDHNRIVKFCENYSKDEEVEGFLFDYTHFFGNYSWYGDSYHWYRKEIRVIRNHRGIISWRSAQSFRVDGRKIGVVDTGCRIFHYGWVRPPKVMAEKIKQHDELHHGRGYNKNIHQMDYNYLNEMDTKCMKPFNGKHPKVMTDIIKGYNIDFDPSSIQYKPNMKDLRRRVVNKLGKCTGWYPGEYKNYKKLKLKQSDRVQIIKSDH; this is translated from the coding sequence ATGCAGGATGGCATAAAGGAAAATATGTTCATATCAGGTTTTTCGACAGTTAGAAATGGGATAAAGCTTGGTTATCCACTTGTGGAATCAATACGGTCTATTCTCCCAGTGGTTGATGAGTTTGTTATCACAATAGGCAAATCCGATGATAACACACTTAAGACAGTCAAAAGGATTGGAGATCCGAAGATAAAGGTACTTGAGACAACTTGGGATTCTAGATTTACTGTAAAAGGTAGAATCCTCGCCGTACAATCCAATTTGGCTTTGTTCCAATGCACCGGCACATGGGCTTTCTACATTCAGGCTGATGAAGTCTTTCACGAAGATGACCATAATAGAATTGTAAAGTTTTGTGAAAATTATAGTAAGGATGAGGAAGTGGAGGGATTTCTTTTCGATTACACCCATTTTTTTGGGAATTATAGCTGGTATGGGGATTCCTACCACTGGTATAGAAAGGAGATTCGGGTCATTCGAAATCATAGGGGAATAATCTCCTGGCGATCTGCTCAGAGCTTCAGGGTTGATGGAAGGAAAATAGGGGTTGTTGATACCGGATGTCGAATATTTCACTATGGGTGGGTGCGTCCGCCAAAGGTTATGGCAGAAAAGATAAAACAACATGATGAGCTGCATCATGGAAGGGGATATAATAAAAATATTCATCAAATGGACTATAATTATCTCAATGAAATGGATACTAAATGCATGAAACCCTTTAACGGGAAACACCCTAAGGTAATGACTGACATTATTAAGGGTTATAATATTGATTTCGATCCTTCATCGATTCAATATAAGCCAAATATGAAGGATTTGCGAAGAAGGGTAGTGAATAAGCTTGGCAAGTGCACAGGGTGGTATCCAGGAGAATATAAAAATTATAAGAAACTGAAACTCAAGCAATCTGATAGAGTCCAAATAATAAAGAGTGACCATTAG
- a CDS encoding N-glycosylase/DNA lyase: MNQRQKEIVEIYNSIRSRIETQLESFRRIWIEFDDKDIFAELVFCLLTPQSRAKSCWIAVNNLRKKNLLFNGCYNDINMELNLVRFKNRKTEYILLSRNLFITDGKISLKNSINQLDNVYSKRDWLVERIKGFGYKEASHFLRNIGFSENIAILDRHILKNLRLSRVIDEIPDSLSKKRYIDMENRMKDYATDIRIPLNHLDFVFWYMETGDVFK; this comes from the coding sequence ATGAATCAAAGGCAGAAGGAGATAGTCGAAATATACAACTCAATTAGGAGCAGAATAGAGACGCAGTTGGAGAGTTTTAGACGCATTTGGATAGAATTCGATGATAAGGATATCTTTGCTGAGCTTGTTTTCTGCCTATTGACACCTCAATCGCGGGCAAAATCATGTTGGATAGCGGTTAATAATCTTAGGAAAAAGAATTTGCTCTTCAACGGATGCTATAATGATATAAATATGGAATTGAATTTAGTCAGGTTTAAGAATAGAAAGACCGAATATATTCTTTTGTCCAGAAACCTTTTTATAACAGATGGCAAGATATCATTAAAAAATTCGATCAATCAATTGGATAATGTGTACTCAAAGAGAGATTGGTTAGTAGAGAGGATTAAGGGATTTGGCTATAAGGAGGCGAGTCATTTTCTTAGGAATATCGGATTTAGCGAGAATATTGCTATTCTTGATAGGCATATTCTCAAGAATTTAAGGTTGTCAAGGGTTATTGACGAGATTCCTGATTCACTCTCCAAAAAGAGATATATTGATATGGAGAATAGGATGAAGGACTATGCAACTGACATAAGAATCCCATTGAATCATCTTGATTTTGTGTTTTGGTATATGGAGACCGGGGATGTTTTTAAGTAA
- a CDS encoding zf-HC2 domain-containing protein, whose amino-acid sequence MNKEHISFNRLSDLHDNILSELERDAIMRHLAVCSECSKRYNNLNKLLRMMSYMDLFRIKSEDEFVVKTLKKIKGVRKRVLLFRLLPASAVIAFVIILLGIGYYRGFEDGGKYNHENHQAIRETDEDYEPSQYREINSEYGMDETLSIIRNNNLQKVSISESYIEGNIHIEDYDRLKRECGYTDSFDYNSGFSIRKVNGSGIFEEESLLYSDLNLFSGMIDSRVLRIRINVK is encoded by the coding sequence ATGAACAAGGAGCATATTTCTTTTAATAGGTTATCTGATCTGCATGACAATATTCTCTCTGAATTAGAAAGGGATGCTATAATGCGGCATCTGGCGGTCTGTTCTGAATGCAGCAAGAGATATAACAATCTCAATAAGCTTTTGAGAATGATGTCGTATATGGATTTGTTTAGAATAAAATCAGAAGACGAATTTGTAGTTAAAACCCTGAAAAAGATCAAGGGTGTGAGAAAGAGGGTATTATTATTTAGATTGTTGCCTGCCTCGGCAGTCATTGCTTTTGTGATTATCCTGCTGGGTATTGGCTATTATAGGGGATTTGAGGATGGTGGAAAATATAATCATGAAAATCATCAAGCTATAAGGGAGACTGATGAAGATTATGAGCCTTCTCAATACAGAGAGATAAATAGTGAATATGGCATGGATGAGACATTATCTATTATCAGGAATAATAACCTACAAAAAGTAAGTATCTCTGAATCCTATATTGAAGGGAATATTCATATTGAAGATTATGATAGATTGAAAAGGGAATGCGGTTATACGGATTCCTTTGATTATAATAGCGGATTTAGTATTAGAAAGGTTAATGGATCAGGCATATTTGAAGAGGAGTCCTTGCTGTATTCCGATCTAAATCTTTTCTCCGGAATGATCGATAGCAGGGTCCTCAGGATTCGGATTAATGTCAAATAA
- a CDS encoding Mur ligase family protein, whose amino-acid sequence MTRDIHSIYMIGICGIAMGTLACMLKQMGFNISGSDDNVYPPMSDILHEWNIDVHIGFNADNIDDPDLIIIGNAISRGNVEAEYTLNRRIPYLSMAQALYNFFLRDKEVVSVSGTHGKTTTTALLSHILEHAGGEPSFFIGGVSRNYNTNFKLGLGKYFIIEGDEYDSAFFEKFPKFILYRPHHLVLTSLEFDHADIYNSLDEIKLWFKRLVNIIPSEGNIILSHEYPHLSEVVSRSYAKCYSFGNLDSDICYEFLRHSGDFSELKIRFKQFNDIRLVTKLFGDYNYANIAAAVSMALLLGVNEAHIQHAVKTFKGVKRRQELIFSSNTIKIYEDFAHHPTEISSFLNGLRKRYPDSILWAIYEPRSATSRRNIFQDELSCSFAPSNRILFKRPFKLQSIPESDRIDIERVQQDIINMKRDAFLFNSVDEIVDFTFREIDPQRDNVIAIMSNGGFDNIYEKMTWRAREIT is encoded by the coding sequence TTGACCAGGGATATTCATAGTATTTACATGATTGGAATATGCGGAATTGCAATGGGCACTCTAGCATGTATGCTGAAGCAGATGGGTTTTAATATATCTGGTTCTGATGATAATGTATATCCTCCCATGAGTGATATACTCCATGAATGGAATATTGATGTGCATATCGGATTTAACGCGGATAATATCGATGATCCTGATCTTATTATTATTGGGAATGCTATCAGCAGGGGTAACGTAGAGGCGGAATATACACTGAATAGAAGGATACCTTATCTCTCTATGGCTCAGGCGCTGTACAATTTTTTTTTAAGGGATAAAGAGGTTGTCTCTGTTTCAGGAACACATGGCAAAACCACAACAACAGCGCTTCTATCACATATATTGGAGCATGCTGGGGGGGAGCCATCCTTTTTCATAGGTGGTGTATCAAGAAATTATAATACAAATTTTAAACTTGGATTAGGTAAATACTTTATTATTGAGGGTGATGAATACGATTCCGCCTTTTTTGAAAAGTTTCCCAAATTTATTCTCTACAGGCCCCATCACCTAGTGCTTACCTCCCTTGAGTTTGATCATGCTGATATATATAACAGCCTTGATGAGATAAAGTTATGGTTTAAACGGCTTGTTAACATTATCCCATCTGAGGGAAACATCATTTTATCCCATGAATATCCTCACCTGAGTGAAGTTGTATCAAGATCCTATGCAAAATGCTATTCCTTTGGAAATTTGGATTCCGATATCTGCTATGAATTTCTAAGACATTCCGGCGATTTTTCTGAACTCAAGATTAGATTTAAACAGTTTAATGATATTAGGTTGGTCACAAAGCTTTTTGGGGACTATAATTATGCTAATATTGCCGCAGCTGTTTCAATGGCCTTACTGCTAGGTGTTAATGAGGCCCATATTCAGCATGCTGTGAAGACATTCAAGGGTGTAAAGAGGAGACAGGAATTGATCTTTAGCAGCAATACCATCAAAATTTATGAAGATTTTGCACACCACCCCACTGAGATCAGCTCATTCCTCAATGGTTTGAGGAAAAGATACCCAGACTCAATCCTCTGGGCTATCTATGAACCAAGATCTGCAACAAGCAGAAGAAATATTTTTCAGGATGAGCTTTCTTGTTCATTCGCTCCATCCAATAGAATCCTCTTTAAAAGACCCTTTAAACTGCAATCCATTCCTGAATCAGATAGGATCGATATTGAGAGGGTTCAACAGGATATAATTAATATGAAAAGGGATGCCTTTCTATTTAATAGTGTTGATGAGATTGTTGATTTCACATTCAGGGAGATAGATCCCCAAAGGGATAACGTTATAGCCATAATGTCAAATGGAGGATTTGACAATATCTATGAGAAGATGACATGGAGAGCAAGGGAGATAACCTAG
- the tyrS gene encoding tyrosine--tRNA ligase: MVKNYVELLKRGVEEIIPLDEFQRKIEISERDNKPLVVKAGFDPTAPDIHLGHTVLLRKMSHFQKMGHRVIFLIGDFTGMIGDPSGKSETRNRLTREEVAQNAETYKKQVFKILDPDRTVIEFNSRWCENMNFADVLDLTSKYNVARMLERDDFSERYRNGKPISVLEFLYPLIQGYDSVALKADIELGGTDQKFNLLLGRDIQREYGQIPQVIMTMPLLVGLDGTQKMSKSLNNYIGIDEPPKEIFGKVMSISDELMFHYYEVVTDVPLEEIRSYRKGVESGEMNPRDVKVGLAKDICRQFYDNDTADRAEAEFNKIFVRKDLPDEIPEYSIPEDVRLEGKIWIVRLLMLTGMVKTNGEARRLIKGGGIYFDGQRVSDEDYEIILPVESILKIGKRRFLRIRG; this comes from the coding sequence GTGGTAAAGAATTATGTTGAATTGCTTAAGAGGGGCGTGGAGGAGATTATCCCCCTGGATGAATTTCAGAGGAAGATAGAGATATCTGAGAGGGATAATAAGCCATTAGTAGTTAAAGCCGGTTTTGATCCCACGGCGCCGGATATTCATCTGGGTCATACCGTTTTGTTGAGAAAGATGAGTCATTTCCAGAAGATGGGGCATAGGGTAATATTCTTAATTGGCGATTTTACCGGGATGATAGGGGATCCCAGCGGGAAGTCAGAGACGAGGAATAGATTGACAAGGGAAGAGGTGGCGCAGAATGCCGAGACCTATAAGAAGCAGGTCTTCAAGATATTGGATCCGGATAGGACAGTGATCGAGTTTAATTCCAGATGGTGTGAGAATATGAATTTTGCCGATGTGCTCGATCTTACATCCAAGTATAATGTAGCAAGGATGCTGGAGCGTGATGATTTTTCTGAGAGGTATAGGAATGGCAAACCCATATCAGTATTGGAATTTTTGTATCCATTGATACAGGGTTATGATTCTGTGGCGCTAAAAGCGGATATTGAATTGGGTGGAACGGATCAGAAGTTCAATCTCTTACTTGGAAGGGACATACAGAGGGAATATGGTCAAATACCACAGGTTATTATGACCATGCCGTTATTAGTTGGGCTGGACGGCACGCAGAAGATGAGCAAATCATTGAATAATTATATTGGAATAGATGAGCCGCCAAAAGAGATCTTTGGCAAGGTGATGTCAATCTCAGATGAATTGATGTTTCATTATTATGAGGTTGTAACGGATGTGCCTCTAGAAGAGATCCGTTCATATAGGAAGGGGGTTGAGAGCGGAGAGATGAATCCAAGGGATGTCAAAGTTGGATTGGCAAAGGATATATGCAGACAGTTCTACGATAATGATACAGCCGATAGGGCGGAGGCGGAGTTTAACAAGATATTTGTCAGGAAGGACCTGCCTGATGAGATCCCAGAATATTCTATCCCTGAAGATGTGAGGTTGGAGGGCAAGATTTGGATTGTTCGGTTGCTTATGCTTACAGGCATGGTTAAGACAAATGGCGAGGCTCGAAGATTGATCAAGGGGGGCGGTATTTACTTTGATGGCCAAAGGGTTTCCGATGAGGATTATGAGATCATTCTTCCTGTTGAGTCCATATTAAAGATAGGCAAGAGAAGGTTTCTAAGGATAAGGGGCTGA